The following are encoded in a window of Candidatus Eremiobacteraceae bacterium genomic DNA:
- a CDS encoding kelch repeat-containing protein — protein sequence MHNLRSTRSLWATTICAAACLSLTACGQNALLPRVGGQGPVMAQQSSTERLARAFTSNTWTSGAPLPTKRLGAGAAVVGTKIYVIGGFGTRGALGKNEIYDTATNKWTTGASMPTKRWVLAAQAVNGIVYAIGGDIGNSNTQLSTVEAYDPVHNTWSTKASMPVAVSSMSSSVDGGLIYIVGGYTNATGRYNGVEVYNPSSDSWTSAASLNVAKSNPNVGTVGSDIVAAGGLANSGKVVEDNEVYDPQTNTWTTKKNVPAPNSGACSAGIGGSLYAAGGVKLTSPLVTLNAYDLSTNSWSKLAPMPFAAILPAAATVNGKLYCIGGAKSGDTVHHDEYYNYVQIYQP from the coding sequence CGACGCGATCGCTTTGGGCGACCACCATTTGCGCGGCCGCGTGTCTTTCTCTCACCGCGTGCGGACAAAATGCCCTGCTGCCGCGCGTCGGCGGTCAAGGTCCTGTCATGGCGCAGCAGTCTTCAACCGAGCGCCTAGCCCGAGCGTTCACGAGCAACACGTGGACGTCCGGCGCGCCGCTGCCGACCAAGAGACTCGGCGCAGGCGCCGCCGTCGTCGGGACCAAGATCTATGTCATCGGCGGCTTCGGCACGCGCGGTGCCCTCGGCAAGAACGAGATCTACGACACGGCGACCAACAAGTGGACCACCGGAGCATCCATGCCGACGAAACGTTGGGTGCTCGCAGCCCAGGCCGTCAACGGGATCGTCTACGCCATCGGCGGCGATATCGGCAACAGCAACACGCAGCTCAGTACCGTCGAAGCGTATGATCCGGTGCACAACACGTGGTCGACGAAGGCGTCGATGCCGGTTGCGGTCTCGAGCATGAGCTCATCGGTCGACGGCGGACTGATCTACATCGTCGGCGGCTACACGAACGCCACCGGGCGTTACAACGGCGTCGAGGTCTATAACCCTTCCTCGGACTCGTGGACCTCGGCAGCGTCACTCAACGTCGCGAAATCGAACCCGAACGTCGGCACGGTCGGCTCGGATATCGTCGCCGCTGGAGGCTTGGCGAACTCGGGCAAGGTCGTCGAAGACAACGAGGTCTACGATCCGCAGACAAACACGTGGACGACCAAGAAGAACGTGCCGGCGCCAAATTCCGGCGCATGCTCAGCCGGCATCGGCGGCTCGTTGTACGCCGCGGGCGGGGTCAAGCTCACGTCGCCGCTCGTCACCCTGAACGCCTACGATCTTTCGACGAATAGCTGGTCGAAGCTCGCCCCCATGCCGTTTGCGGCGATCCTGCCGGCTGCTGCGACGGTCAACGGCAAGCTGTACTGCATCGGCGGAGCAAAGAGCGGCGACACCGTCCATCACGATGAATACTACAACTACGTGCAGATCTATCAGCCGTGA
- a CDS encoding kelch repeat-containing protein: MSSRLTIICATIVFAFVCAFSGCSSDSNPIQLRNSGAGSLANGLQPDVGSWITEAPMPTARFGLAADIIRNKIYVVGGSAGLGDYLSTLEAYDPATGTWATMAPMPTPREGLAVGVINNILYAVGGRDSAGDALNTIEAYDAATNTWSTKASMPTARFDLAVRVVNGVLYAIGGMATIPLNTVEAYDPATNSWRQRATMPSGGRFGLAATERYGIIYAIGGYDQSGVLNRVEAYNPAQNKWIAKPSMTYPAAWLAATIFKGTIFAVGGWNGGIVNTVQAYDPKSNAWTTKPSMPTAREELTARVINGALYAIGGYAGGDGALNTVEAFYSK; the protein is encoded by the coding sequence ATGTCTAGTCGGCTGACAATCATTTGCGCGACAATTGTTTTTGCGTTTGTCTGCGCTTTCTCAGGATGCTCAAGCGACTCTAATCCGATTCAACTTCGAAATTCTGGTGCGGGTAGCTTGGCGAATGGATTACAACCTGATGTGGGTAGCTGGATTACTGAGGCGCCGATGCCGACGGCTCGCTTCGGTTTAGCTGCAGATATCATCCGAAACAAGATCTATGTGGTAGGCGGTTCTGCCGGTTTGGGCGACTACTTGAGCACGCTTGAAGCGTACGACCCTGCGACAGGGACATGGGCGACAATGGCGCCCATGCCAACACCGCGGGAAGGCCTTGCAGTCGGGGTGATCAACAACATACTATACGCTGTCGGCGGTCGCGACAGCGCCGGCGATGCCCTGAATACGATCGAGGCTTACGACGCTGCGACGAATACCTGGTCGACAAAAGCGTCTATGCCAACAGCTCGGTTCGATCTAGCTGTTCGCGTCGTTAACGGCGTGCTTTACGCGATTGGCGGCATGGCCACGATACCGTTAAACACCGTTGAAGCTTACGATCCTGCGACAAACTCGTGGCGGCAGCGGGCAACGATGCCCTCGGGTGGTCGCTTCGGCCTAGCTGCCACCGAACGTTACGGAATTATCTATGCCATCGGCGGTTACGATCAAAGCGGAGTCCTAAACCGAGTCGAGGCCTACAATCCAGCTCAGAACAAATGGATTGCAAAGCCTTCCATGACGTATCCGGCGGCATGGCTAGCCGCAACTATATTTAAGGGCACCATCTTTGCTGTCGGCGGCTGGAACGGCGGGATAGTAAATACCGTTCAAGCGTACGATCCCAAGTCAAACGCTTGGACGACAAAGCCATCAATGCCGACCGCGCGCGAGGAACTGACAGCAAGGGTTATCAACGGCGCGCTTTATGCGATAGGGGGATATGCTGGCGGAGACGGTGCCCTCAATACCGTTGAGGCCTTCTATTCAAAATAA